ggcgctacagcagacgacggaagcgggcgtcaagcggaactccctgctgagaatctttagcaacgtcacatggaatctgaccaataagaacgcggcgagccagaggagtccccgcggcttgcagcttgcatgagcaaggtcagggagacgaaggcgaaggcacatacggagatggcggactcggaacgcggaagtggcgaatcgtgctgttcaaatgcctttagtaatagctcccgtgacgaatatacatgtttgatgacggcccatattcgacggatccgcttattctgcaagtcgctggtgatgtacgtgccgcagctgcgttagcgcaacagaacgagcctcaggaccactgctttaggtacgttcatgatcggagtgctcaatacttaatcccgtgacattcacactacgacgcaggaaacaatccaagtgtttgtgcggcgtctgtgtttctcaggaactggatgagtacctatatgctgcagtgctggtgaagtggtagagttgtgcaatgacggcacgcaccacacgcacgcatcgcactttgttcccagctgcctgtcatcggccagaacttctagtggtgtatctaccgcagtattgcagcgacgatcacagtcttcgcctactgtgcccacgatagataggcacgtcgagcaatccttattttcgtagttgtcgtcgttgtttgcacacacgacgaatgccccacgaaagttacgaaggctctaaccaactgtgcaactcaagggccgggttagaattagaatgattgtcaggaaattaactatgctacgtgtttaggaaagtgtcctttctttttacagctacgtcaggttcactgcttattgtgtgtttacaagctgagtttggagattccttggaccaaaaaacagacgacagatacctgggtgtgtcgtccgcatgattcgccaacgtttttccatcctggtcctatcaggactatcatctttagtgtgcctcatttcctgttcacacctacaccataatagacttgcgtagtttccaattgagaagtgtgaaacagaatctgtgttaccacagtaatcccgagaagtgcaaaggaataggcaggagcaataaactacctggtcataagtgacagttatacttttaatgatagtgtaatgcttcttatcgttggcagtattatagcatgtgagggatataacacgtcaaataatttcaggtaacgtttcataactcactaatggtacagttacacctcattatcatagtaagtgatacatctgtctgggaatgtccaaaatttgtcattcccacggaagattgttctgccttgatacagaaAAACAAATTTCGATACCTgacattgatccaattttttagcaccactgtcttgaaaacagctttcaagagtgtaacttcagagatcctttgcagagcattacctcttgtctatgtattataataattattataatgacaggcaataagttacgcaaatgtgaataaatctttgtgttgactgagtgttgtccattcaagagccattgcacaagtccacatccaactcttcacgcacaggtatttattatttgctatgcacagacagttatcagcgtgcaccacactggcaatgtcccttgggatctgaagcggggactcacaaaaataaaaaataaaataaacagttttgtaagtacttcaattgcaatgaaaacggggcgattggacagtaaattggacggtttcattataacagtggtacacaggaaaaaaaaactctgggtgttgggggggatctggatcgatctctgggcataaccaagtgtaaaattttagaagggttagtacatcctgaaatggccctcatgcctcagaccccactactcaattaatgcacctcccttttacaataagaggcctcttactatctacggcatgtcctatcaaagctcacaggacagcaaatttggccaatgcttatgtgacagtgccccgtagaacatgcaggttttctgttgaattgacactacatctctggtagcccctttaatgtctggaggtaggtgcatcattttacatttaaccagcagtaatgtacaGCACTGCAAAagaggaaacaagggcttaatctcaacgctgcatcagcatcattcatcatctcacaatagcgttgttgttgtcagcctctgcacaaagatttgggtggacctgaaacggaccttttttttttcttttcatttcctgctgtcaagttattttgtcttggcatgtagctgtgagatgtcagtagaagccatgaagtcattctctttacttcttgaacttggatgaagaaagcactgttctggaagatcctaatttgtcagaggcgtcgtaaaggcattcgtgtaaaaaccaggtctctcggcaaaattgccgtgcacacacgtacattgtttgatgccgtttcatggatggatgggacttgatcagcagcacctggtccttctataacacagaacgtcaaaagtgcagctcaagttggctacgacaaccgcaaaaaccgccgccctacagcacacaaacagttcacaaacagagagataaaaggtaactgggaagtgggttatggcgcttatgttacggacagaggtactgtttgtatagtgcctgtttctaacaccagcacacaaacagcgtcagttcttccttttagtgatcggggttcatagtttgcgaattgttctgtgtccaaaaattgtaaacacattatatgtatttaagtaatatacgtaccacttgcgcttgaccctgtcgaactgcctgcagctgtaatacacatgaaaaccaatcatgtctaccacattccacaaaagtcacaggttcagtaacagtgaaagtttcatgataacgcgtccgacaacgagaaaagtcaatcacgttcatatgaatgacatcacttgaacttgtttattgtattttatttatctagttattaatcataggttaggggataccttacgctgtaccgatttcgtcttttgctgctaagtgctactcacgcgcaagagtgacagacccgattgggaaactacatagacattgtgacttactgtcgaagttgctggctcgctttcttcgtggaacactgtcggaacggcgtcaagtttcaattcgttccttttttgtgtcaatccaagttgcacttccatgatgttctcatccaggtacacattatcggtgaaatgcgaggagcatacacggacagc
This portion of the Ornithodoros turicata isolate Travis chromosome 3, ASM3712646v1, whole genome shotgun sequence genome encodes:
- the LOC135389848 gene encoding uncharacterized protein LOC135389848; this encodes MFDFARQGYSYSQTTDEAKVGSSYITSGYPDEARSGHAVRVCSSHFTDNVYLDENIMEVQLGLTQKRNELKLDAVPTVFHEESEPATSTLQAVRQGQAQVKDQVLLIKSHPSMKRHQTMYVCARQFCRETWFLHECLYDASDKLGSSRTVLSSSKFKK